Below is a genomic region from Miscanthus floridulus cultivar M001 chromosome 1, ASM1932011v1, whole genome shotgun sequence.
GATATGTCTAATTTGATATACTGTAAGGATTTACTTACCGATAGGTTCTTGCATATGGTTAGATTGGGTTAGCTTGCTTTTCCCAATTATCAATTATTAAGATATATAATGTACTCGAATATTCTCTTCTGGGGACATCCACGACACCCACACCTAGGAAGCTCGTTTTGTTATCGTCCGCAAcaaaggccatgttcgcttctctttttcagcttgttttttagctgaaatagtgtttttctctcacgacaaatcagcTGAAACAGtagtttcgacttgttttttcaacgaagcgaacggggccaaaaatATTCAAAATTGCTCCATGTTCATCCAATACAACAGTATATACAACATGATCAATGTTACATTGCGTTATGGGTGTAGCTAGGACAATAAGACCTGGGACAAAAAACAAAAACCTTGTCCTACTGCCTTAAATGAGTAAACTAGTCAACATGTGTTTCTGTATTTTTTTCGTATTAGTATACCGAATTCTGAGTAATCCCGACGTCTTCAGGCTCCCAATGGTGGCTAACCTGCCAGTCTCAAGATTCTGTTCATCACAAATCTGCAGAAACTGAAGCCACATCAGTAACGGGAACCACATTGctacttgcaacttgcaacttaCAAGTTGCAACTGATGATAACGAGGCCATGAGGGATAAAGAGATGTGAATAAAATGAATGCAACCAACTTGGTATATACTTCTTTATGTTTCAACTAAATGCAATATTTTTAAGGCAGTTCTCATATTTTTTTATACATAGTTACATACTTACAAGAAATGCTCAATCACTTATCCGTTTTTCAGTTTTTTATACAATAAGGTAAGCTTATTTACTCAGTGTCAAAGAAAGGAATATGTTCCTGTCAAAGTTAAATGACAGTCATATCGATGTAAGTATATTATGTGCCGGAAAGACCGAAAGAGAAATCAAAGGGACCCACATCAAAATGTATTTTGATGCCAGAGGACTTGCTTATGCAAGAGACATGGACAGGTCAAGCCGTAACTATGATCTAGATGAAAAGCAGTCAGTAATGACTTATATTCTGAAAGGAACCTATGTAATAGTGAAGGGGTCAAATAAATGGATGACCCTGGTTTGTGTTTGATCATGCAAAGTAATAGTAAAGTTCATGAATAGAACACAGCGCAAAGGGCTTTTAAATTGTAAAGCACCTCTATCCACTAATGTTACTGGACAAACATTCTCTGGGACCACCGCTCATGCTTCAGTTATGACATCAGCTGAAACAACAGACCGTTTAATAAATTAGGACTGCTGGATAGAGAACAGTACACAAAAAATAAAGCATATGACAATAGGTTGTAAATGTAAATCAATTGCATGTCCAGCTTTCAAATCAGAATTTGCCATGGATAACCATAGGTTAAAGAATCACTCCCTCTGATTTCAAATGTAGGTCACTGTAGGATTCAGGCCAGTCAAACTAATTCAACTTGGCCCATAAATACATTCAAAATTATATGCTCCTATTCCAGCTGTTGGGTTAATCGTTGTACTTCAATTTCTTTGTGAGGTTTATGTCGCCTATCGGTTTCTTCATTGTTACCATATAGACATCTAAGCACATGTGTGCCCGTGCATGGTAAATAGGGGATTACAATACACAGTTGATGTCATTACATTCACGACTGAAAGAATTTCATAACTataatttctttatataaaatagTACCCCCTCCTTTCCATATGGTacgtcgttttggcttttctacatACATagttttttactatgtatctagacatagtgtatataggtgcatagtaaaaacaatatatctagaaaaaaccaaaacgacttacaattttgaATAGAGGGAGTATAGTTTCCCACGAAGTTGGAAGTAGAAGTTCTTGGGTATACAAGTGTGTCTTGAATGAGGGAATAAAACATTTTCCTGCACCTCAACTTGCTATAtcatgtagacctatatttgaccCTTGTACAATTcctttccctttttcttttctgtaacTAATGACTTGCACTCCCACATTTCTTTTTGTAAGACATGAACCCTTGTACAAATCCTTTTCCTGTTTCATTTTCTGTAACAACTAATGAATTGTACTCCCACATTTCTTTTTGTAAGGCATGAATGCATTCAGATTCAAACCTCGTAATTTTCAACTAACAATAAACCTTACAGGAGAGTTTGTTATACAGATTCAAACCTCGTAATTTTCAACTAACAATAAGCCTTCCAAGAGAGTTTGTTATACAAAAGGGATATTATTAATTCGTATTCGCAAGCACTGTCTTATGATTAGGAGTTTGTTGCCAGAAACATTATCACATAAGAGAAATTATAGATTATAGCTAAATATAACTTTGGAGATCGCATTGAGTCAAACAATGCCTTATACTTTGATGAAACAGAGTAAACCAAAACAGAGCATGCTCCTTTCCTACTGTTTTGTGTCTGATGAAACTAATCCTGAACTACAGGCCTAGCTGTGAAAGGAATTGTGACTGCTCAATGATTTGGTATAGCAAAATAGCAGTTATTTATCTGCTTCTGTGCACTGTTTCTACTTTCTACTAAcatagggcgtacccagtgcagagagctcccgctctatgcggggtctggggaagggtgttagtggcaagccttaccctcgcctgtgcaatgcgaggaaaccgcgactcgaacccgggaccttccggtcacaggcggtaagactctaccgcttgcaccaggcccgcctttCTACTTTCTACTAACATAAATGGAATGAAAACCCGTGCACCCTAGCAAGTGACCAAACAGTAACAGAAATGTGACCCAAGTATTTTGTTTTTGCAAATTCCTAGTATATGACTGACCACAACCGGATCAGTACTAATGGACATCAGATGCATAGTTTTCCCTTTACCTTAAGACACAGGCAACTAGGCACAGAAATTCAACAGTAAAATAAGATTACATTTGCATATGTCAATTTACATACCATATTGAGGATTTTTGCAATTCTGTTGTGCTTCCATCTGACAGTCCTGCTCTAGCCGTGGACGATCATAACCATAATCTTCAACTGTTAGAGGAGGGTCCACTTGAAAGTTCTGCTCTGGCTGTTGAAGAATGTACTCTAGTTCATCACCAAATATATCCATGTCATCCCATTCACATAGAGCAGAGGTGTCAGTAAAATCATTCCCAGTTGAATCAAGGGTATCAACATTGTTTGAAGTCATTTCTACATCCATGGGCATCTCAAGTGCAGGGCTTGAAACTGGTTGTGCAGGGCTTGAAACTGGTTGTGCATGGGTTGAATAGATAGCTTCATTTGCTGGTATTGGTTGATTGGAAGTTTCAGGAACAGGAGGACGATATTGAATAATTTGCGCGCCTCCACCAGAAGTCTCCTGATCATCTACAGGACCATGTTCCAGAGCTTGGAACCTTCTTTTCCTGTTACCGTCATCATTCCACCAGTTACTCCTGCGCTGCTGCTGCACGAGCTGGTTGAGGAAATCTGGATTCTGGACAACTATTGCCAAAAGTGCCATCATCTGCTGCTGGTTCTGTTCCATCACACGGAGGCGTTGAATTAAATTCTGCACTTCAAGGCTGGATGATTGCTGGTACTGCCTCAGATCTACAAGCTGCTGCATTAGAAGGGCCTTGTCCCTCTTAAGTGTCTCAACCTCCTTTTCAAGGCCACCATATTTTCCTATCTCAATATTCTCAGTGCCAGGTGCAGTTTTGACAGGCACCGACTGCAGATCACTAGGTACATCCTGAGAGgatttcttctttctcttgatGGTCTTCAGAAGATGTTTTTGGCCCCTAACAAAACCTTCATTCGCCCATTCCCATCTATCTGGATCAACTTTATGAAATCCCTGATAATGAAAAAGAACACTAGTAAATTCGTGAAACAACAGAAGTTAAGTTTCAACATGAACTTACAGCATAAACCGTGCGGACAAAATAATAGTTAGTTTGACGCAAATTATTTTCAACATAATATAGTAGTTAAGCAATGGTTCTATTTCTATATACACAATTACAGTCTAGTTACATGCTTCATGCACGAGTTTGAGTAAATGCCTGAAGAGGGAAAAAGCATGGAACTAATACCATAGGTCACTATTTCAGTACAAGCATAAAGTTTCATGCAAACAATTAGCAGTAGCTTCATCCAATAGAGCATCAGGCTAGGATGCTAGTAAAGTAGCAGGGCAATAGAATCCTTTGTATTGTTGTGAAGTTCACTAGGTTACAGAATCCATCGATCTTCTGATAAGGTGCAGAAAAATTTGAACTGGTTGcagaagaacaaaaaaaaaaaaggatccCTGATGGCAGGTCCTGTATGCATTAAGGTCTGTATTGAGCAATTGGCCAAAAGAGACCTCCAGAAGCTTGCAACTGAATTCAACTATTCAGTTTTGCTTTCGGAAGTACAGAGCAGAAGTAACTAAAAATTGGCGCATCCAGCTATTCAGTGATAGACTGATAGATAACCTCAATACAAGTATACAAGAAGCAATGAAGCATCAAACTGCAAAATGACAGAATATATCAAATGACATCACGGGAAGTTGCTGAAGCAACAACAAATCCAAGGAGACTGTTTCATCAGAAGTCATTGCAAGTTCTATGGTCGCAAAGTTCACTAGGTGACAGAACCCAATGAGCTTATGATAAGGCGCACAAAATTTCAAACTGGTTGTACAAGAACAATAAAGGATCCCCGATGGTATGTGTTATGCATTAAGGTCTATATTGAGCAATTTACTGAAAGAGATCTCGTGAACAATCTatacaagtccatcaccaaaaaCTTCCAACCAAATTCAACATTCAGTTTTGTTTTCGGAGAACCAGCTATTTGGTTATATAAAATCTCAAATGACATCAAGAGAAGTTGCTGAAGTGCCGACAAATTGAAGGAGATCAGCATTCCTTATCCAAAAAAAAAGGAGACTAGCATTCCTTATCCAAAAAGAAAAGGAGACTAGCATTTTCCATAATCAGAAGGTATTGCAAGTACTAGCTAGCCGTATTACCGAATCTGCTGCAAACCAACAATCGCGTCTAATCAGCGCAAAACCACATCGATTTCGAGCACGGGGAACTAACATGTAGGCATATATAGTGTTAGGGATCAGGGTAATTCTCACGTAGGTGTTGAGCTGGCGTATGAAGCTGGTGAAGTGGTTGT
It encodes:
- the LOC136549707 gene encoding heat stress transcription factor A-9-like isoform X3: MGSKKRSPQHPASPAGGEVGAQTAGKATPVTAAPESVPVAVVPKPPDVAPFLTKVYDMVSDPAIDAVISWSATGGSFVIWDSHVFERDLLPRHFKHNHFTSFIRQLNTYGFHKVDPDRWEWANEGFVRGQKHLLKTIKRKKKSSQDVPSDLQSVPVKTAPGTENIEIGKYGGLEKEVETLKRDKALLMQQLVDLRQYQQSSSLEVQNLIQRLRVMEQNQQQMMALLAIVVQNPDFLNQLVQQQRRSNWWNDDGNRKRRFQALEHGPVDDQETSGGGAQIIQYRPPVPETSNQPIPANEAIYSTHAQPVSSPAQPVSSPALEMPMDVEMTSNNVDTLDSTGNDFTDTSALCEWDDMDIFGDELEYILQQPEQNFQVDPPLTVEDYGYDRPRLEQDCQMEAQQNCKNPQYDL
- the LOC136549707 gene encoding heat stress transcription factor A-9-like isoform X2 — its product is MGSKKRSPQHPASPAGGEVGAQTAGKATPVTAAPESVPVAVVPKPPDVAPFLTKVYDMVSDPAIDAVISWSATGGSFVIWDSHVFERDLLPRHFKHNHFTSFIRQLNTYGFHKVDPDRWEWANEGFVRGQKHLLKTIKRKKKSSQDVPSDLQSVPVKTAPGTENIEIGKYGGLEKEVETLKRDKALLMQQLVDLRQYQQSSSLEVQNLIQRLRVMEQNQQQMMALLAIVVQNPDFLNQLVQQQRRSNWWNDDGNRKRRFQALEHGPVDDQETSGGGAQIIQYRPPVPETSNQPIPANEAIYSTHAQPVSSPAQPVSSPALEMPMDVEMTSNNVDTLDSTGNDFTDTSALCEWDDMDIFGDELEYILQQPEQNFQVDPPLTVEDYGYDRPRLEQDCQMEAQQNCKNPQYVSADL
- the LOC136549707 gene encoding heat stress transcription factor A-9-like isoform X1, whose protein sequence is MGSKKRSPQHPASPAGGEVGAQTAGKATPVTAAPESVPVAVVPKPPDVAPFLTKVYDMVSDPAIDAVISWSATGGSFVIWDSHVFERDLLPRHFKHNHFTSFIRQLNTYGFHKVDPDRWEWANEGFVRGQKHLLKTIKRKKKSSQDVPSDLQSVPVKTAPGTENIEIGKYGGLEKEVETLKRDKALLMQQLVDLRQYQQSSSLEVQNLIQRLRVMEQNQQQMMALLAIVVQNPDFLNQLVQQQRRSNWWNDDGNRKRRFQALEHGPVDDQETSGGGAQIIQYRPPVPETSNQPIPANEAIYSTHAQPVSSPAQPVSSPALEMPMDVEMTSNNVDTLDSTGNDFTDTSALCEWDDMDIFGDELEYILQQPEQNFQVDPPLTVEDYGYDRPRLEQDCQMEAQQNCKNPQYADVITEA